tccatttaatatttttggattgCAGTTGGCCACACGTAACTGAAACTTTGAAAAGCAAAACCAGGGATGCAGAGGGTTGGGTGGGGGGTGGAGCAACTACGGTATATAGCCACATATGCTGTTAATTTTCCCACAAAAATAGTGAACGAATGTTAATTGTATCTACATGTGTACTAAAGAATGCTGCACATACATCTACcactatgaaataaatatttacttcttCAGCAATTGGATGACAAGACAGATTCATACTGGCAACTACCAGGAATCTAGAAATCATAATTTTATTGCTTACCCTGAGTTCTTGAATAAATGGGTATCCTTTCCTGATAGGCTTCTTAAATGGCTATATGGGAAGATTGCAAGGACTGAGATATGGCTGTCCTTATTCTTATAAAGACTCAATAATAGATTTTATTCCTGTGATTTCTTCAGGTTTGTGTAGATATTGGAATGACGTTGGTGGGGGGTTATAAGGATTTATTTGAATCTTACTAGGTcaattgcaaatatttctctcatCAGTAGAATCTTTAGCCTGAAGACTAGAAGTAGTCTGATCTAACAGTGCACCAGGAGAGTCCAGCAGATGCAAAGGATCTGCTGTAATTTGGGTTGTTCCAATGTGCTGCCTTCTGGTGTACTTTAATTCCATAACACCATTACAGAGTAAGTCGCAATAAGTTAGTTGGAGCAATAAGTTAGTTGTAGTTAGTTTCACACAACTGAAACTGGGAAAAGGTACAAGTCTGGTAAAATCATAGCCTATCAGTGTTTGCTGGAGACATCCTCCCCAGTTACTTTATTGGTTCTCTGAAGAACAGACTGAGATAAAGTGGTGAAATTTAAGGTAGAAAATACAGCATGCATATCCTCTAGGAACTGGAAGGCCGACCCTGCAAATAGATAAAACACAGAGCAGACAATGGGGTGTTACTGAGGTCCTTAGAGGAGTGTCATTGTTGGACCACTAATTTGACTTCACGGGCTCCTTATCCGTTTTACCAGGAAGCTCCTTTTCCAGTACCCGGTCATTTTACAGATGTCGTATTTCCCAAAAATGTTAAATACCTAACTACCATGTATCTTAgtcattctactcctaggtagtTACCTAAGAGAAATTAAAGTGTATGCCCGTACAAGacttatacacaaatgttcatagtagctttatttttaagagccaggccaggtgtggtggctcacacctgtaattccagcactttgggaggccgaggagggctaatcacttgaggtcaggagttcgtgaccagcctggtcaacatcacaaaaccccgtctccactaaaaatacaaaaattagtcacgaGTGGTAGCatgcgtctgtaatctcagctacttgagaggctgaggaaggagaatcatatgaacccaggcagtggaggttgcagtgagctgagaatgcactggtgcactccagcctgagcaacagagtgagactgagtctcaaaaaaaaaaaaaaaaaaaaaaaaaagaatgcctatCATGCCTATctacaggtgaatggataaacaaattgtctATGTCCATACAATAGAACACTCAGCAATACAAAGGAGCAAACTTTTGATAAatccaacaacatggatgaatctccaaATAATTATGCTGACTTAAAGAGGCCCAGACAAAAAAGTTTATAGTATATGATCctgattatataaaaattttgaaaatgcatACTAGTGACAGAGCAGATAAGTGGCTGCCTGGGATTGACTACAACAGGCCATGAGGAAACGTTAGGAAGTGATGGTGATAGGTAGTTGATCGCCGTGATGGTTTCATGAGCATATGCATGTGTCAAGAGTCACCAAATTGAACATTTTATGCATGCTcagtcaattatacctcaataaatcttTTTGTAAAACCCAAGGTCATCAGGCCCATAAGTAGCATTTCCACCACAGGGCTCTCTATCAGCTCCATGGGTGATTCAATCAAGTGTTCTCAATGGGAATTATCCAAATACATAAAAAGCACCCAATGTTAATTTGCAGCAAAATGCAGATGTCCCACCTTTCAGTATAAATCTTTCCTCTTATCAAACTCCTGGGGAGAAAATTAAGTCTACATATTAAGTTACCTTTCAAGTTAATGTCCAAAGACCAAAATAATCAAAATCCAGAATCAAATTCTCTCATTGTAATAAggtaaaagtttaataaaattaaagcCCTTCCCAGTTTCTTATTGGATTCACTCACAGGCAGAAATGTTCTTAATGCCTCTCAGGATTCCTTCAGCAGCTGCAGCCTGGCTGTCTCTTTTTGGATATGGATACAACACATTCATTTGGCACTTCAGAagttaaattagttcaacaactCTATGGTGTGCCTCAACTTACAAAAGGTCTGGAGAGTCAATAAAACACCCAAGATAATTACAATACTTGCCTTATACCTACCAAATTTAAAAGGCAGTTATCCTGTACAAAATTATGCTCCCAAAACTCAGTAGTATTTATTGCCAAAGACTACATGTAGCAGAAACTCTATAGCAGGAACTCGTGAATCAGTACGAAGGAGGATAACCGGTGATGGCTTTAGCCTTATCAGAATGCCAGTCACATGAGCTGCACACTTAAACTAAGTTGGAAGAAATTTGTCAGCAACAAGTTAAACTTTTCACCATGCATTTAGCATGGTACTCTATCTTCTCTTTCAGAAAGTGACATCTGAAACACTGATGCTATGTTACCAAGTATAGAATTTGGAGTGGTCCAGTCCCAATCACCAAGTCAAAGGAGACCTGATCTTTTCCCAGTATGTTCAAATATCTTCAgattcaaaattttcttttacaCAGCATTTCAATGACTCTCAGAACAATTTAGACAATTTTGAGCTTTTCTAGAACTTTATATTGCAACCAAGGCACATGTCTTTAAAAGTAGCAAATACTGATACAGTCATTAACATCTAGCATAGCTATGAATATTTCTTCTTAGATCATTAAATCCTTGCCAcgaataaaattgttttctggtGTCGAGTTAGCAGCATCTGATGAGTGAGGCCTTTGCTGCTCACACATGCATATTTAATGTAGGCCAAGGTCAAGCTGCAGTAGCCTCCATGAAACCACTTGCACATGCCAGTGCCTTTGTTGATGCCAGCACCACTACAGTAGCTTGCTAAGCCTCACCTtgggctggcatctggtgaggacaTCCATGAGGCCAGCATTTGGGTGAGCCCCACTTCCAGATTCTCTGTCTTTGCTGAAGCCAATGTGTCTCCATCACCCTCACTCAAACTGCTTCATTGAGGCCTGCGCATATGTGCTTAAAGCCCAGTGTTGCACGCTGTCTCTATAGAAATTACCAATTTCTCTGGACAAAGATACTCTAAACTTTTAGGTCAAAATCCCATGTGCCTTAAGTCTTAAAGCCTCTTGCCAAAACTGCAACTAAAAGCCTACTTCACACTTACAAAGTCAAATTAATAGCCCTGATAGAAGCCTCTACAAACTACCAAGATCAAAGCTCCCTACGTATACATTAAGGTCTGAAACCAGAAACCATAAGCTATGGCCACAATTAAGCCTCTCTATTTCTATGTTGTGCTCCTTCAaattttattcctgttttatttcttgatgTACTAACCCATATAGCACAAATTTCTAGATATGTTTTCCAAAAATATCCATCCCCCTTCTAACATTTATCAATATAGCCTGTTCTTCACTTATAGTATTAGAATAGCAATTAAGAGTACATGCACTCTGCTGACAGCCCAGGTCCTCCTCCCAGACATCATTTATTACTTTACCTCCCCTGGGTGGAACAAGTGGGACAAGAAGTAAAGATACCATGAGTGTTTGGATGATGGTGTCTTCTCCACATGGAAGGAAACAATAGGGAACCGATAGGAAGTATTACCTCCATCAATAATAATATATTCTAACTATTTATTAGATATTTAGATAATACCAAGCTTGCTTCCCTTTATAACTTTCCTCATGCTCTTACACGTCTAATCTTTTTAACCTCGAAGGCTTTCCTTAAATGCTATTGCACACATGAAACTTTCTCTAATTTCTTAAACCAAACAAAACCTTTCTTCTCTGAGGCCCTGGTCCAACATTTTTTAAGTGTGGCGAGGAGCAACCCAGCAGAATCACTGGGGTTGCCTGTTAAAACATCCATTACTAAGCCCATCTACAGTATCCAAATTCCTTAGTGTAGGGTCCTCAAACATGCCTCTTAAGAAgcctataggccaggcacagtggctcacacctataatctcagcactttgtacGGCCAAGGTTGAACCATGAGGATCCCTGAGgccagttcaaaaccagcccaggCAAGGCtgaacatggcaagacctcatctctacagaaaatgttAGCCAGGTGTTGGcacgcacatgtagtcccagctacttgtgaggctgagcaggatcacttgagcccagttcgaggctgcagtgagccatgatcacaccactgcactccagcgtgggcgggAGACTGTCCaccaccaaaattaaaaaaaaaaaaaaaaaaaaacgaaaaaggaAAAGCTTCCTGGGTGCTTCATTGATACACTAAAATCTTAACCTTTTGCTTTATCTGATTGTCACTGATTACTTTTTCCCCTATTATACCATTACTTGGCATTTATTCCTCTACAAGAACTTTGGAATTTTAAAGGGTAACTCCTTAATATAAGCCTTGCATAAAGTAGCTTTTAACAAAGTCGTTAAAATGAATATGACTTTCACTTTTCTCTCAAAAGGACTAGATCTCCATGTTTTGTCATGATTAAGTGTCTAGAAGTGAAAATGCACAAAAATTGTAAAGCAATTTACTGAAATAATTTATCCTCCATCATGATGTGCTGTCTTCACCAATGTAGCCAAATTTAGGCTTTCTGGGCTGCTTATTTTAAACGCAATATAGTGCAATGCAAAGTTCTAGAGCATTGTTTTTCTATGCAATGAAGTTCAGTGTTATCTAAGTACTTTCTACTGATCTTGAAATGCAGAATAAATTAGTAGACTGAAAGAGCTCCCTAAAATCTTAATGCAATTTCAGACTGTATTTGCTatcatttataacattttattcaatatttggCAAGTATTATTGGTCAGCCCTTTTTGCTTacaatgactatatatatatttcaagccTTTCTCATTCTTCTGCAATTTGCAAAGCATGAGAAGCAGTTATCCCAGTGGCTTATCTCAGCTCACAAGGGTACCAACAAGGGAGACAGAGATAATGTTCTTAAAGTATAGGGTCCATAGGAACTGGAAAGCTTAATTCTTGCTGTGACACTGTGGGGTTTCCATCATTATTTAAAAGATCTTAGACTAACAAGCCATGTACTTCCATTTAAGGGAATGTTTATAAATATCAGACTTTGAGTTCACTGCTTTGTGAAGGTCGCTTTGTTATATGGTGAGGGCAGTTTATTTCAGCACCCATCACCCTGTAacatgtacttttaaaataaataaaaagtccaaGAGGAGTCTTTGCCTCCCtcatcattaaaataaattttaaaacaacataacTGTTTACTAAATTGAAACATTTCATTGAAATGCTTCATTGATAGCTCtgattccttattttttaaaaaatttatttcatataaatctCATATGGTACAAAAGTATTACATGCTTGGGCCTGTCTTGCAAAATAAGAGGTTCTTTCAGTTCTTCAGGCCAACCTTCCTTCAGaggcaaataaataagaaacatatgtagaacatatttagaaaattttttaccataataaaaatatgtgaacATCTTATATTTAGCATAGTTTAGCAATCCAGTTTATGTCGACAAATTTAGTTCACTGCTGGGAGGCACATGTCACAGAAGAACCTAATAGGCAGCAGATATTTTAACCTGTAGGAACAAAATGTTTAAcatgtttcttgtattttttgaagaaggTACTCCATTTGTACATTCAAGTTTGGTTGGCCCTTTTTAGTCTTTTTGTTCAGTATTTTAAAcacttccattttcttctttttgtactGCCTTTGggcttcttctctctcctgttttCTCCTCTCGAATTCCTAAAATTATTAACATATGTAACTTTCATTAGCAACAAACAAGTAGATACAGTTCAGAAATTGTCTTGAAATAGCTATTACTAAGCAAACACTCTAAGGTTTGTCTCTTCTATTTTGCAAGATGTGCACTGTTTCTCCTAATTGAAGCAAAGTACCCTCTTTGCCTTCACATTATAACGACACATGGTATAACAGAGAATTTTCATGATCACAAAGCCCCAACtctatataaacaaaattttaaaaggacattAAATGTTTTACAGCATAATGGTCATTACTGCACTTCATCTGATGTACTATTTCCAAAGGTGACAGATGGTTGGAAAAAGCATAAAGCTGTGCTAGTTAATACTGGTCCAGTATTCCCATGAAGaaattttcctgctttctcctaatCTGCCACCAGCTTAagaacaatgaaaacattttagatGTTAAGAATTCTTAATTACAGATATTCTAAagcaaaaacaagtaaaattatgTATCTTTAGGGTATTTTTAACTGACACATTATACTTTTTAAAGCTACAGATTAATAAAACTTCAATGGAAAAACAAGAACTACCACAGTTGCAACAAAATGACAATTTTGTTGAGGCTGTGGGTAATTCTGTATTCATTTGAAAAAAGCCTAATTCTGCTCTACAATTCTGGTTTTCTAAATAACAGAGTGCTAACTTTTGCTAAGCTAAAatagtagtttttttgttttttttctttaacaggcAAGAACACCTCTTTAtagtaaaaaagtattttattctaaCACCTCCCCTTTGCTTTTACTTTCTTCAATGTAATGTTATGAAAATCATCTATATTTTTCttaggtcagtggttctcaagttTTATCATACATAAAAATCTTTTGAGGTGCTTGTTAACAAGTGCAAGTTCCTGGACCACACTCAGAGAAACTTTGTCCCAGATGTTCACAATATTGACCTACAAACAATGTGTTCAAAATCCTATTTTTGACCTACTAGTATTGCTTGAGATAATACAAGCAAGGAATTGGAATAAGATGCAATCCTCTACCTTTGCTCAGactacttattcattcaacaaatatttacagagagaATACTGTGTGCCCAGCACCAAGAAGCACAACaggtatagtatatatatttaggataaataagaaaaactatactaaatatttttaaagtagaactTACTTGTTTCTTAGCAGCACGTTTGGCTTGTACCTGTTCATATTCTTCTTGTGCTTTTtgatttgatgttttctttttatttttctttggaattGTAAAGGAGCTTTTAATTGGGGGATGAAGAAACAGGACTTTATTAGTAAAATGTCCAAAAAGGTATTAAAAACACAGTTGTAGCTTTTAagagtatatattaaataaaaggcACAAACGGGGATTCTTAGAGAAATATTTCAActaggaaaaaatatagaaagctatgaaaaatcctaaaatgttaaaaaaaaaaaaccagaaaacttttaaaagtaatgAAACCAGTATATGAATGACAGAAATGCCAGActgaaaaaagaattaaacttgTCGTTTAAGGATGTTAAgaaaattatgtgtatatatgaactTTAATCTCGAAGTTTTCTGAGCCCCTCCTCTCTATTCCATTTTACCTACCTAGTCATGAATCACCATACCTTGGATCTAGACACCATTTTGAACTGTTCTATCTTTAAGTACTTCTCACTTCTCTGAAGATGTCCTTTTTGCCAAGGCTAATCCAACTACTTggaattccattcatttcctcagCATCCTTGATTCAGTAATAACTTTACTTTCCTCTATCATTCAACTTTTCACTATACTCTGTAActacaatataatattttaatagctaCTAATCACTAGTGACTTTGGACTAGTGACTAGTGACTGCCTAGTCCACAAATCCAGAGACCTGTTTTCAGTCCTATTCACCTTCAACTTTATAGTACAGTAGCACACCCCTTATCCATGGTTTCCCTGTTCCacggtttcagttacctgcagtcaacAGAGGTCCAAAcatattaaattgaaaaattccagaaataaacaactcaTATGTTTTAAATTGTACACCACTCTGAGTGTTtgctttaagtgaaaaggtaaaaGTTCTTCACTtaataaggaaggaaaaaaaatcgtATGTTGAAGTTGCTAAGatctatggttaaaaaaaaatcttccatacATCAAAttgtgaaggaaaaagaaattcaggcTAGTTTTGCTGTCATActtcaaactgcaaaagttatggCCACAGTACGTGatttaagatggaaaaggcattaaattCCCAAGTAAAAGACATTAACAGAAATACATTCCGATGGACAGAAACTGGGTTTGGTACCATTTGCAGTTTCagggcatccactgggggtcttggaacatctTCCAAACAGATTAACGGGGGACCACAATATTTGATAGCTGACTAATCCCTACACAACTTTTCTCTGTGGACTGAGCTGTCACtgcatttctctttctccagTCCTGAAAAGCTTAACTTCTTCAATGACAACATTTTCCGTTTCCACCCCAAAATAAACCATAATCTTTAAAAGCATGattttttactttcctttctcATGATTTAAACTTCCTTACTTCAATTATCAGAGAATAACTCAAATCTACATTTCTAGTGCTAATCTTTTCCCTGAACTTTATACTGATTATTTAACAATATAATGATCAACCCTACCAAAAGTAGTAAACTTTTTGTGTCTCTGCCTTCATCCCCAATTACGTTTCCCCCCGTGGTCCCATTTCCTGTTATTTTTAGCGCAAACAGCTCACGACTTTAAAAGATACGGTTTTAATGAAGTAAAAAATTATGCTCCCAAGTTAATACCCAGCTTCTTGCAATTTTAGATTTCAgcattgttttttaactttaagtatGCAGCGATAGTTTTTTATAAGTTAACTCTTATAAAACCAAAGCGTCACGGAGCTGTGCATTTGCAATTGCAGCCCATTTCTGGTCCTCTGCAGAAAATCCAGATTAATAGTAGTAGCTAACGCTCAAGAGCACTAACCACGTACCATACATACCCTTTAAGATCTTCATATACATTAACTCACTAAGTCTTCACAACAATGTCATGAAACACCTTAGGAACACCTGAGTTTATGTGAGTAATCCATTCTGGAGCTGTGCAACATGGCAGCTCTGAAGTATATATTCATTACAGTATTATCTTTCCCAATTTAAAGAGGACATAgtgttatttttcccattttaaagaagAGGTCACTGGGGCACTAACATGTTGAGTCTGGCTCTAGAACCCATACTGTTAATGACTAAAATTATAACACCTCTCAgaagttatttttcaaaaatatattcataacaTATGGTCCAATCAAGTTACCACCTGTACTTGAGAGGAAGAAACCCAAATTCCAGAGCTCTTAATTCCCATTACGTTGCTTTGTCAATTAAGCTAAACCAGCCTAATTCAGTTATTGAAGCTAAAAATAGAGCCTCCATGAAAATGTTTCCCTAATTAAACCGTGACTTCTAAAATgtgttaaataagaaaaaatacaattccTATATAAATTATCCTATagtacttttaaataataaaacaacactTAAAggatttcaaatgaagaaaatacataCTTTACTGTTTTAATACTTTGTTCTTCTGGCTGAGGCTGGTCAAAGCTACACTGATCTTCAAATAAAGGCTGGTCAATGCTACACTGTTCTTCAAGCAACGGCTGGTGAACTTGTTCTGACAAAGGATGGTCGACTTTTCTTGGTTGCTTCCTATGTCTTTCCTCTTCAGCTAAATAGAGATGTTTCAGATTATCTGGGTATCGATCTGTGAATTGAGATTCCAGTGACGTTTGAGCCTTCTTTTCCTTACGTAGCAATTTCTTGTAACTTTGCTGTATTCTCAGTTTTCTTCGAAAAGCAAAGCCTTGTCCTACATTGAGGAATATCATCCAAAATTAC
The Gorilla gorilla gorilla isolate KB3781 chromosome 10, NHGRI_mGorGor1-v2.1_pri, whole genome shotgun sequence genome window above contains:
- the CCDC59 gene encoding thyroid transcription factor 1-associated protein 26 produces the protein MAPVRRSAKWRPGGIEARGEGVSTVGYRNKNVKQKTWRPNHPQAFVGSVREGQGFAFRRKLRIQQSYKKLLRKEKKAQTSLESQFTDRYPDNLKHLYLAEEERHRKQPRKVDHPLSEQVHQPLLEEQCSIDQPLFEDQCSFDQPQPEEQSIKTVNSFTIPKKNKKKTSNQKAQEEYEQVQAKRAAKKQEFERRKQEREEAQRQYKKKKMEVFKILNKKTKKGQPNLNVQMEYLLQKIQETC